In one Lachnospiraceae bacterium genomic region, the following are encoded:
- a CDS encoding MBOAT family protein produces MVFSSVTFILGYLPLVLILYYLAPRRARNGILFLLSLLFYAWGEPVYVILMLISTAADYSFALYADRWNQKGNHKKARRAIYATVIFNLGMLGFFKYTDFLIGTMNSVLGTELPLLNLPLPIGISFYSFQTMSYTIDVYRGEAKPQKSPLDLGAYVALFPQLIAGPIVRYTTIAHELNHRQESWDQVSEGLSRFMIGLGKKVLIANQVGQVFAALTASGAEELSILSAWLGAVCFALQIYFDFSGYSDMAIGLGKMLGFNFLENFNYPYIAKSITDFWRRWHISLSSWFRDYVYIPLGGNRKGKRKQYRNIFIVWLLTGIWHGAGWNFVIWGLYYAAWLLLEKALLGRYLTKLPKILQHAYALLIVLIGWVIFSIEDLAMMKLWLQTMFGLSGAPLLSKGALFYLKNYGICIIMGMVASIPWHKKWHWKETKLAVLENVIWIGLFIICMAFLVSDTYNPFLYFRF; encoded by the coding sequence ATGGTATTTAGCAGCGTAACTTTTATTCTAGGCTACTTGCCCCTGGTTTTGATTTTATATTATCTGGCGCCGCGCAGGGCGCGCAACGGGATCCTGTTTCTGCTCAGCCTGCTATTTTATGCGTGGGGAGAGCCGGTATATGTAATTTTGATGCTGATCTCTACAGCGGCAGATTACTCCTTCGCGTTATATGCAGATCGATGGAATCAAAAAGGAAATCATAAAAAAGCCCGCAGAGCGATCTATGCCACAGTGATTTTTAACTTAGGTATGCTGGGCTTTTTTAAATATACAGATTTTTTGATTGGCACGATGAACAGCGTTCTGGGGACTGAGCTGCCTCTTCTTAATTTGCCGCTTCCGATTGGAATATCCTTTTACTCATTTCAGACTATGTCATATACGATTGACGTATATCGGGGAGAAGCGAAGCCTCAAAAAAGTCCGCTGGATTTGGGAGCCTATGTGGCGCTTTTCCCACAGCTGATAGCCGGCCCCATTGTGCGGTATACGACAATCGCCCATGAGCTAAATCACCGGCAGGAAAGCTGGGATCAGGTGAGTGAAGGGCTTTCACGCTTCATGATTGGATTGGGAAAAAAGGTGCTGATTGCCAATCAGGTGGGGCAGGTTTTTGCGGCGCTGACCGCATCAGGAGCAGAAGAGCTGAGTATACTTTCAGCGTGGCTGGGGGCTGTTTGTTTTGCCCTGCAGATTTATTTTGATTTTAGCGGATATTCCGATATGGCAATTGGACTTGGCAAAATGCTGGGGTTCAATTTTTTAGAGAATTTTAATTATCCGTATATTGCAAAGAGCATTACCGATTTTTGGCGGCGCTGGCATATTTCGCTGAGCTCCTGGTTCAGGGACTATGTTTATATTCCGCTGGGAGGCAATAGAAAAGGGAAAAGAAAGCAATACCGAAATATATTCATTGTGTGGCTCTTGACGGGAATCTGGCACGGAGCTGGCTGGAATTTTGTGATCTGGGGACTGTATTATGCAGCATGGCTTTTGCTGGAGAAGGCATTATTAGGCAGGTATCTGACTAAGCTGCCAAAGATTTTGCAGCATGCGTATGCCCTGCTGATTGTATTGATTGGCTGGGTCATTTTTTCCATAGAGGATTTAGCGATGATGAAGCTTTGGCTGCAAACCATGTTTGGCCTGAGCGGCGCACCGCTGCTGAGCAAAGGGGCGCTTTTTTACTTGAAAAATTATGGTATTTGTATTATCATGGGCATGGTAGCATCGATTCCATGGCATAAAAAATGGCACTGGAAAGAAACCAAGCTGGCAGTTTTAGAAAACGTAATATGGATTGGGCTCTTTATCATTTGTATGGCTTTTTTGGTGAGCGATACCTATAATCCATTTTTATATTTTAGGTTTTAA
- a CDS encoding UDPGP type 1 family protein produces MNQYEMMYKTLQEHGQEHVLRFYSQLNQEEKRELEKEIESLEYTMIEEAMRSNPETNQDQIAPIQTLTQQQIKQQEERFRCIGEQVLRQEKVAAVLLAGGQGSRLGFDGPKGTLNVGITKPLYLFEILLRNIEANTKPLGAHMHLYIMTSERNHEQTVAFFKEHQFFGYPQAYIHFFKQDMAPSLDHQGKILLEEKGRISLTPNGNGGWFSSLQRNGMIAEMKENGIEWLNVFSVDNVLQNIGDPVFIGATIANGHAAGAKVIAKVNPDEKVGAICLRNGRPSVVEYSELTDELRNSMDETGNYKYNYGVTLNYLFHIETTEKRANEKMPIHRANKKIECIDAEGNPVHPEEPNGYKLETFIFDILAFFDAVTVFEVIREDEFAPIKNRVGVDSLDSARALLVKKTGIDL; encoded by the coding sequence ATGAATCAATATGAAATGATGTACAAAACCCTGCAAGAGCACGGACAGGAGCATGTGCTTCGGTTTTATAGCCAGCTGAATCAAGAAGAAAAGAGGGAGCTGGAAAAGGAGATCGAAAGTTTAGAGTATACGATGATCGAAGAAGCAATGCGCAGTAATCCAGAGACCAATCAGGATCAGATAGCACCCATCCAGACGCTTACCCAGCAGCAAATTAAGCAGCAGGAGGAGCGCTTTCGCTGTATAGGAGAGCAGGTACTAAGACAGGAAAAGGTGGCGGCTGTTCTTTTAGCCGGAGGGCAGGGCAGCCGGCTGGGCTTTGATGGCCCCAAAGGCACGCTGAACGTAGGCATCACAAAACCATTATATTTATTTGAAATTCTCCTGCGTAACATAGAGGCCAACACCAAACCATTAGGAGCGCATATGCACCTGTATATCATGACAAGCGAACGCAATCATGAGCAGACCGTAGCCTTTTTTAAGGAGCATCAGTTTTTTGGATATCCGCAGGCGTACATTCACTTTTTCAAGCAAGATATGGCACCGTCTTTGGATCATCAGGGAAAAATTCTCTTAGAAGAGAAGGGCAGGATATCGCTGACCCCTAATGGCAATGGCGGCTGGTTCAGTTCTCTGCAAAGAAATGGAATGATTGCTGAAATGAAGGAAAATGGAATTGAATGGCTCAATGTATTTTCAGTGGACAATGTACTGCAAAACATTGGTGATCCGGTATTCATCGGAGCCACGATTGCCAATGGACATGCGGCGGGCGCCAAAGTAATTGCGAAGGTAAATCCTGATGAGAAGGTAGGAGCTATTTGTCTGCGCAATGGCCGGCCCTCTGTTGTTGAATATTCAGAATTGACAGATGAGCTAAGAAATTCCATGGACGAAACAGGAAATTACAAGTATAATTATGGCGTTACCCTAAATTATCTTTTTCACATTGAAACCACGGAGAAAAGGGCTAATGAAAAAATGCCGATCCACAGGGCCAATAAAAAAATCGAATGTATAGATGCCGAAGGCAATCCAGTACATCCGGAGGAGCCCAATGGCTATAAGCTGGAAACATTTATTTTTGATATTCTGGCATTCTTTGATGCGGTGACCGTCTTTGAAGTCATACGCGAAGACGAGTTTGCACCTATTAAAAATCGGGTTGGCGTAGATTCCCTTGATTCAGCCAGAGCGTTGTTAGTGAAAAAGACCGGTATAGACTTATAA
- a CDS encoding phosphotransferase, translated as MKKIAEGNTAEIFMMENGCILKLFKEGYSQNAVECEYNHHCLVNSLMVEVPQIYEMVEKGGRYGLVMEYVRGESLASRMMQPKTFEQAMDSFVRIHTSWLSKCSKEAISYKQWIKEVCGKKEVQSDLSELLHNLPEGNVLCHGDFHPYNIILTEQGRQVVSDFANVCRGPKEYDIARTYFLLNEVQAGKPIADIYLQKMGIKYQKIERYVEILKVLRAYE; from the coding sequence ATGAAGAAAATCGCGGAAGGCAATACCGCTGAGATTTTTATGATGGAAAATGGATGCATATTGAAATTGTTTAAGGAGGGCTATTCTCAAAATGCAGTAGAATGTGAATATAATCATCATTGCTTGGTTAACAGTTTGATGGTGGAGGTCCCTCAAATATATGAGATGGTAGAAAAAGGAGGGCGTTACGGGCTAGTGATGGAGTATGTACGAGGTGAGAGCCTGGCGTCTCGGATGATGCAGCCAAAGACTTTTGAGCAGGCGATGGACAGCTTTGTCCGGATACACACATCCTGGCTTAGCAAGTGCTCAAAAGAAGCAATTTCCTATAAACAGTGGATAAAGGAGGTGTGCGGTAAAAAAGAAGTTCAATCAGACCTATCAGAACTGCTGCATAATCTGCCGGAGGGAAATGTACTGTGCCATGGCGATTTTCATCCTTATAATATTATCCTGACGGAGCAGGGGAGGCAGGTAGTCAGTGATTTTGCCAATGTTTGCCGAGGACCTAAAGAATATGATATTGCCAGAACCTATTTTCTACTTAATGAAGTGCAGGCAGGTAAACCTATTGCAGATATTTATTTACAAAAAATGGGAATAAAGTATCAGAAAATTGAAAGATATGTGGAAATTTTAAAAGTATTGCGAGCGTATGAATAA
- the alr gene encoding alanine racemase encodes MQSTNEKASEYFRVRAYIDEKALRHNIRIVREKIGPQVLLAGVVKADAYGHGVQYVAPILEQEGADYFAVATIEEAVELRELGITHPILILGYTDPAQYTEALEHQIHITIYEEWQARTLSEAAVKQRKKGLVHIKLETGMQRIGFACSEESVQKIKNIMRLPQLSIDGIYTHFARADEADKSQARQQQNRYDTFLDCLEKEGVWIPLHHTANSAAIMEYRAAYETADLEKQPVSKKMARAGVMLYGLYPSAEMDICETSLKPVLSLISHVVHLKEVPTGTAIGYGGAYVTTRPSRIATIPVGYGDGYPRRLSNIGYVMIRGKKAPITGRVCMDQFMVDVTDIPQVQLGDEVTLIGEGVPAMRLAELTDTIHYELVCQLTKRVPRVLL; translated from the coding sequence ATGCAATCAACAAACGAAAAAGCATCTGAATATTTCCGGGTGCGGGCGTACATAGATGAAAAAGCCCTAAGGCATAATATACGCATAGTAAGAGAAAAAATCGGACCGCAGGTCCTTCTGGCAGGCGTTGTTAAGGCGGATGCCTATGGTCATGGCGTGCAGTATGTTGCACCGATCCTGGAGCAGGAAGGCGCCGATTATTTTGCAGTGGCAACCATAGAAGAGGCGGTAGAGCTTAGAGAACTGGGAATCACGCATCCGATTTTAATTTTAGGCTATACGGATCCGGCACAATACACGGAGGCATTGGAGCATCAGATTCATATTACGATATATGAAGAGTGGCAGGCAAGGACTCTTTCTGAAGCGGCCGTAAAGCAGCGAAAAAAGGGATTGGTGCATATTAAGCTGGAAACAGGCATGCAGCGGATTGGATTTGCCTGCAGCGAGGAGTCTGTTCAAAAGATTAAAAATATCATGCGGTTGCCACAGCTTTCTATCGATGGTATTTATACGCATTTTGCGAGGGCAGATGAAGCAGATAAATCACAGGCCCGGCAGCAGCAGAACCGCTATGATACTTTTTTAGACTGCTTAGAAAAGGAAGGCGTATGGATTCCCCTTCATCATACAGCAAACAGTGCTGCCATCATGGAGTACAGGGCAGCCTATGAAACGGCTGATTTGGAGAAACAGCCGGTAAGCAAAAAGATGGCAAGGGCGGGCGTAATGCTCTACGGTTTATATCCGTCAGCAGAAATGGACATCTGCGAAACATCGCTAAAACCAGTGCTCAGCCTGATCAGCCATGTGGTGCACTTAAAAGAAGTACCAACAGGTACTGCAATTGGATACGGCGGAGCCTATGTAACAACAAGGCCAAGCCGGATCGCAACCATTCCGGTTGGCTATGGAGACGGATATCCCAGACGCCTTTCTAATATCGGATATGTCATGATTCGAGGAAAAAAGGCGCCCATTACAGGGCGAGTCTGTATGGATCAGTTTATGGTAGATGTAACCGATATTCCGCAGGTACAGCTGGGAGATGAGGTAACGCTGATAGGAGAAGGGGTACCGGCTATGCGTCTTGCGGAATTAACCGATACCATTCATTATGAGCTGGTTTGCCAGCTGACAAAGCGAGTGCCGAGAGTACTCCTATAA
- a CDS encoding prolyl oligopeptidase family serine peptidase: MMMDMDTYFERLYDQNRPQYRMPNEKNEADWKQWRESWQKALKSDLAGFPAQYGALNARVVSEVKREEFRQQLVVFDGEDGMEIPAYLLVPNGLTEPAPAVIAVAGHGAGMTEIVGLTPQHEARALGEGYQKDFAAMLCMQGFVVLAPEMLGFGMRRFEEDKQKNASQSSCFRMSMNLLMMGKTMSGVRVRDVMRSIEYLQSLPMVNAERIGAMGISGGGTTLMYTAALDERLKATVISGAGCTYRDSILKIFHCSDNFVPQVYGHGEMCDVLGLCLPRPLLLEAGRDDDIFPLCGVMNCYEALHKAYQMWDVENRMELDVFEGGHQIHGGRSYEFLQKWLKK, translated from the coding sequence ATGATGATGGATATGGATACTTATTTTGAAAGACTGTATGATCAAAATCGGCCGCAATATAGAATGCCGAATGAAAAAAATGAAGCAGACTGGAAACAGTGGCGGGAAAGCTGGCAGAAAGCTTTAAAAAGCGATCTGGCCGGCTTTCCGGCGCAGTATGGCGCTCTGAATGCGAGAGTTGTTTCAGAGGTGAAAAGAGAAGAATTTCGTCAGCAGCTTGTGGTATTTGACGGTGAAGATGGTATGGAGATTCCGGCATATTTGCTGGTCCCGAATGGCCTCACCGAGCCGGCGCCTGCTGTGATAGCAGTAGCCGGTCACGGAGCAGGCATGACAGAGATTGTCGGATTGACACCGCAGCATGAGGCAAGAGCTTTAGGCGAAGGATACCAGAAGGATTTCGCGGCCATGCTGTGTATGCAGGGATTTGTCGTATTGGCTCCGGAGATGCTGGGCTTTGGCATGCGGCGTTTTGAGGAGGACAAGCAGAAAAATGCTTCGCAGAGCAGCTGCTTTCGGATGAGCATGAATCTGTTGATGATGGGAAAGACAATGTCAGGCGTGCGAGTGCGCGATGTGATGCGCAGCATAGAGTATCTGCAGTCTCTTCCTATGGTAAATGCAGAGAGGATCGGCGCGATGGGCATATCGGGCGGAGGAACAACGCTGATGTATACTGCTGCCTTGGATGAGCGGTTAAAGGCCACTGTGATTAGCGGGGCCGGCTGTACATATCGGGACTCTATTTTAAAGATTTTTCATTGCAGCGATAATTTTGTGCCGCAGGTGTATGGTCACGGTGAGATGTGTGATGTGCTGGGGCTCTGCCTGCCGCGTCCTTTGCTGCTGGAGGCCGGCAGAGACGACGACATTTTCCCGCTTTGCGGAGTGATGAACTGCTATGAGGCGCTGCATAAGGCTTATCAGATGTGGGATGTAGAGAACCGTATGGAGCTGGATGTATTTGAGGGCGGCCATCAGATTCACGGCGGGAGAAGTTACGAATTTTTGCAGAAATGGTTAAAAAAGTAA
- a CDS encoding amidohydrolase, which produces MILIKNGTLYTMENDQVIQGDILVDNGKIVEVGASVQAPADCQVIDASGKLVFPGFIDAHDHLGMDEEAIGFEGNDTNEMTDPVTPQVRAIDGFNPNDISLQEAREHGVTMVASGPGSANVVGGQFAAFKTVGHRVDDMIVKAPLAMKIAFGENPKRVYNGKGKMPMTRMGTAAVLRETLFKACEYKKAKEEAEKKGETPKLDFKMEPLMPVLNREIPLKAHAHRADDIFTALRIAKEFNVRITLDHCTEGHLIAEDLVKEKAVAIVGPSFGSRSKFELKNKSFETPNVLYQAGIKVAIMTDHPVIPCYYLPLMAGLAAQAGLPVMEALKAITINAAEILELQDRVGSLKAGKDADIVIYDKNPILDVDAKAVATLINGEVVYQA; this is translated from the coding sequence CTGGTTGATAATGGTAAGATTGTAGAGGTAGGCGCTTCTGTGCAGGCTCCGGCAGATTGCCAGGTGATCGATGCCAGCGGCAAATTGGTATTTCCTGGTTTTATTGATGCGCATGACCATCTGGGTATGGATGAAGAGGCGATTGGCTTTGAAGGCAACGATACAAATGAGATGACCGATCCGGTAACGCCTCAGGTGCGTGCTATTGACGGTTTTAATCCTAACGATATTTCTTTGCAGGAAGCGCGCGAGCATGGCGTGACGATGGTAGCCTCCGGCCCTGGGAGTGCAAACGTAGTCGGTGGTCAGTTTGCTGCCTTTAAGACGGTAGGACATCGTGTTGATGATATGATCGTTAAGGCTCCTTTGGCTATGAAGATTGCCTTTGGTGAGAATCCTAAGCGTGTATACAATGGCAAGGGAAAAATGCCAATGACACGTATGGGCACGGCAGCTGTCCTGAGAGAAACTTTATTTAAAGCCTGTGAGTATAAAAAGGCTAAGGAAGAAGCAGAGAAGAAGGGCGAGACTCCTAAGCTGGACTTTAAAATGGAGCCTCTGATGCCTGTACTTAATAGAGAAATTCCGTTAAAGGCACATGCGCATCGTGCGGATGATATCTTTACCGCACTGCGGATTGCAAAGGAATTTAATGTGCGGATTACGCTGGATCACTGCACAGAGGGACATCTGATTGCCGAGGATCTGGTAAAGGAAAAGGCAGTGGCGATCGTAGGCCCCTCTTTTGGAAGCCGCAGCAAATTTGAGCTGAAAAACAAGAGCTTTGAGACGCCTAATGTACTGTATCAGGCTGGTATCAAGGTTGCGATTATGACGGACCATCCGGTTATTCCCTGCTACTATCTGCCGCTGATGGCAGGCTTGGCAGCACAGGCTGGACTGCCGGTTATGGAAGCCTTAAAGGCAATTACGATCAATGCCGCTGAGATTCTGGAGCTGCAGGATCGTGTAGGCAGCCTGAAGGCCGGCAAGGATGCCGATATCGTAATTTATGATAAGAACCCGATTTTGGATGTGGATGCTAAAGCGGTAGCAACCCTGATCAACGGCGAAGTCGTATATCAGGCATAA
- a CDS encoding uracil-DNA glycosylase — protein MAPKFTNDWMPLLAPEFEKEYYQKLHRFLAQEYRTRTIYPDMYEIFSTLQATAYEAVKVVILGQDPYHGPGQAHGFSFSVKPGIEIPPSLHNIYQELCQDVGCTMPQSGYLKKWADQGVLMLNAVLTVRAGQANSHKGMGWEFFTDRIISLLNEREKPVVFLLWGRNARNKKMLITNRQHLVLEAAHPSPLSAYNGFFGCRHFSKANQFLSQHGMEPIDWQIE, from the coding sequence ATGGCTCCTAAATTTACGAATGATTGGATGCCGCTGCTGGCGCCGGAATTTGAAAAGGAATATTATCAAAAGCTGCATCGCTTTCTAGCGCAGGAATATCGGACCCGTACGATCTATCCGGATATGTATGAGATTTTTTCTACACTGCAGGCGACGGCGTATGAGGCAGTGAAGGTAGTTATTTTGGGCCAGGATCCTTATCATGGCCCTGGACAGGCACATGGCTTTAGTTTTTCTGTTAAGCCTGGAATTGAAATTCCTCCGTCTCTGCATAATATTTATCAGGAGCTTTGTCAGGATGTGGGATGCACGATGCCGCAGAGCGGATATCTGAAAAAGTGGGCAGATCAAGGAGTTTTAATGCTGAATGCAGTGCTGACGGTGAGAGCAGGACAGGCCAACAGCCATAAAGGAATGGGATGGGAGTTTTTTACCGATCGGATCATTTCACTTTTAAATGAGAGGGAAAAGCCAGTTGTCTTTTTGCTTTGGGGGCGCAATGCCAGAAACAAGAAGATGCTCATTACCAATCGACAGCATTTGGTTCTGGAAGCAGCTCACCCGAGTCCGCTTTCAGCCTATAATGGCTTTTTTGGCTGCCGGCATTTTTCAAAAGCCAATCAGTTCTTAAGTCAGCATGGCATGGAGCCGATTGATTGGCAGATTGAATAG
- a CDS encoding type II toxin-antitoxin system PemK/MazF family toxin has translation MVIKRGDVFYADLRPVVGSEQGGIRPVVIIQNDIGNRYSPTVICAAITSKINKAKMPTHVAIKANEYELVRDSVVLLEQIRTIDKRRLKDRICHLNHEAMQRIDACLLISMGIEPEEKQQTQLTS, from the coding sequence ATGGTAATTAAACGAGGAGATGTGTTTTATGCGGATTTGCGGCCGGTAGTGGGATCAGAGCAGGGAGGGATCCGTCCGGTGGTGATTATTCAAAATGATATTGGAAATCGCTATAGTCCTACCGTGATATGCGCAGCGATCACATCGAAAATCAATAAAGCAAAAATGCCGACGCATGTGGCTATTAAAGCAAATGAATATGAACTCGTACGTGATTCTGTGGTGCTGCTGGAGCAGATCAGAACAATTGATAAACGGAGATTAAAGGATCGGATCTGCCATCTGAACCATGAAGCGATGCAGCGTATCGATGCCTGCCTGCTGATTAGTATGGGGATTGAGCCAGAGGAAAAGCAGCAAACACAGCTTACGTCCTGA
- a CDS encoding DUF4358 domain-containing protein: MGKKVHYALVLLWVSVWMTFMGGCASKEECQIDIEKLAQRLSSEISYEDHVTLSTEEMALLLYNLQADQIKEAYLYLSAGATTEEIAVFECSDEKTAITVKKAAEQRIQQQKESVKTYNPKELQRLEQALVQTEGPYVIVSISGDPELAQQIVNEVMER, translated from the coding sequence ATGGGAAAAAAGGTTCATTATGCACTGGTGCTGCTTTGGGTGAGCGTATGGATGACTTTTATGGGAGGATGCGCCTCAAAAGAGGAGTGTCAGATTGACATAGAAAAGCTCGCACAGCGGCTCAGCAGCGAAATTAGCTATGAGGATCACGTGACGCTGAGCACAGAGGAGATGGCACTGCTGCTGTATAATCTGCAGGCAGACCAGATTAAGGAGGCATATCTCTATTTAAGCGCGGGAGCGACAACAGAGGAGATTGCCGTCTTTGAATGTTCGGACGAAAAAACGGCTATCACAGTGAAGAAAGCGGCAGAGCAGAGGATCCAGCAGCAAAAGGAAAGCGTAAAAACCTATAATCCCAAGGAACTGCAGCGGCTCGAACAGGCATTGGTGCAGACAGAAGGACCTTATGTGATCGTCAGCATTTCAGGCGATCCTGAGCTGGCGCAGCAAATTGTTAACGAAGTCATGGAAAGATAA